ACAAATCGCCTTCGACCGCCCTGTATGCCAGCACTGTCGTCACCAAAGGCGTGGGAATGGCGGAAGTCAGCACCATCGGCGTGAATACCGCTGTCGGGCGTATCGGGCAAGCCTTAGCCTCGACGCTGGAAGCCCCCTCCGGTCTGCAACAAGCCTCGCGCAAGCTGATTATCGTCCTAACCATCGTAGGTTTGACCTTTGCCACCCTGCTAGTATTGCTGGGCTGGCTGTGGGACGGACGGGCGTTTCTGGACAGTTTGTTGTCGGGCATTGCACTGGCAATGGCGATTTTGCCGGAAGAAATTCCCGTCATCCTGACCGTGTTTCTGGCGCTGGGTGCATGGCGCATTTCCAAGCAAAAGGTGTTGACGCGGCGCGTGTCAGCGGTCGAAGCCTTGGGCGCAATCACGGTACTGGCGGTGGACAAAACCGGCACGCTCACCCAAAACCGCATGAAGATGGAAGAACTGGTGGCAGCGGATACAACCTTCCGCAATGAAGGCGCAAACGCCCTGCCGGAAACTTTTCACGAACTCGCCGAATTCACCCTGTTAGCCACGCCGCTCGACCCTTTCGACCCGATGGAAAAAGCCATTCAGACCTTCGCCCAGCAATGGTTAAAGGACACGGAACATTGGCATTCACAAGCACCGGAATTTCAGTATGACCTGTCAGCCGAAATACTGGCGATGACGCAGGTATTTTCCAGCAATGATCCCACCCAGCATTTGCTGGCGTGCAAAGGTGCGCCCGAAGCCGTGGCGGATTTGTGCCATTTGCCCGCTGCCGAACGCGACATTATCCACCAGCAAGTGTTAAGCATGGCAGAGCGTGGCTTGCGCGTGTTAGGCGTTGCCAAAGGTCAATGGCAAGGCAAGGAATTGCCGCCCAGCCAGCACGATTTCAGCTTTACCTTTCTGGGGTTGGTCGGGTTTGTTGACCCACCACGAGCAGAAGTACCCGCCGCGATTGCCGAATGCCGTGCCGCTGGGGTGCGCATTATCATGATGACAGGCGATCACCCCGCCACCGCGCGGGCGATTGCGCAACAAGTCAACCTGAGTACCCGCACGGCGGTGATGACGGGCGCCGAAGTGGCGGCACTCAGCGATGCCGAATTGCACACACAATTGCAGCAAGTGGATATGTTCACCCGCTTGCAACCCGAACAAAAACTGCGGCTGGTGCAGATACTGCAACAAAACGGTGAAGTGGTCGCCATGACCGGCGATGGCGTTAACGACGCACCCGCCCTCAAAGCCGCCAATATTGGCATTGCGATGGGCGAACGCGGCACGGATGTTGCCCGCGAAGCCGCTGCCTTGGTGCTGTTGGATGACAGTTTTGCCAGCATTGTCGCCGCGATTCGCCAAGGGCGGCGCATTTACGACAATATCACCAAGGCCACCGCGTTCACCTTCGCGGTACACATGCCGATTATTGTGTTGGCGTTGATTCCGGCGTTATTGCATTGGCCGATATTGTTGTTGCCGGTGCATATCGTGTTGCTGGAATTGCTGATCGACCCCGCCTGTTCGATTGTGTTCGAGGCTGAACCAGAAGCCAGCGACATTATGACGCGCCGACCGCGCAAACTAAGCGATTCGCCGTTTGCGTTTAGCACGCTGCTTTACCCGTTGCTACAAGGCATTGCGGTGGCGGAAGTGTTGCTGTTGGGGTATTGGCTGATGGATGGGCAAGGCTTTCAGGCAACAGACATACGCGGGGCAATGTTCATGGGCTTGGTGCTGGGATTGTGCCTGCTCATTCTTGCCAATCGCAATGTAGCGCGGACGTTGTTGCATGGTTTGACAGCAAGTAATCCGTGGATTTGGCGGATGTTTGGCGCGGTGGGATTATTGCTTGTGGTGGTGTTTACCATCCCCGTGCTGCGCGAGATTATGGGGTTTAGCGTCATGAGTAC
The DNA window shown above is from Candidatus Thiothrix sulfatifontis and carries:
- a CDS encoding cation-translocating P-type ATPase, producing the protein MNKNLTGLTQTEAARRLAADGENMLPGSIPKSLFAIALSVFTEPMFLMLLGAGGIYLALGSRAEASFLLGFVFVVIGITLAQERKTQRALESLRDLSAPRALVVRDGQEIRIPGREVVRGDVLVLHEGDRIPADALLLDGQLSVDESLLTGEAVPVNKSPSTALYASTVVTKGVGMAEVSTIGVNTAVGRIGQALASTLEAPSGLQQASRKLIIVLTIVGLTFATLLVLLGWLWDGRAFLDSLLSGIALAMAILPEEIPVILTVFLALGAWRISKQKVLTRRVSAVEALGAITVLAVDKTGTLTQNRMKMEELVAADTTFRNEGANALPETFHELAEFTLLATPLDPFDPMEKAIQTFAQQWLKDTEHWHSQAPEFQYDLSAEILAMTQVFSSNDPTQHLLACKGAPEAVADLCHLPAAERDIIHQQVLSMAERGLRVLGVAKGQWQGKELPPSQHDFSFTFLGLVGFVDPPRAEVPAAIAECRAAGVRIIMMTGDHPATARAIAQQVNLSTRTAVMTGAEVAALSDAELHTQLQQVDMFTRLQPEQKLRLVQILQQNGEVVAMTGDGVNDAPALKAANIGIAMGERGTDVAREAAALVLLDDSFASIVAAIRQGRRIYDNITKATAFTFAVHMPIIVLALIPALLHWPILLLPVHIVLLELLIDPACSIVFEAEPEASDIMTRRPRKLSDSPFAFSTLLYPLLQGIAVAEVLLLGYWLMDGQGFQATDIRGAMFMGLVLGLCLLILANRNVARTLLHGLTASNPWIWRMFGAVGLLLVVVFTIPVLREIMGFSVMSTPQLLAGMGLVLGIGVSLEVLRWVSGKTTSNGARYPAKP